In the Brevinematia bacterium genome, TGGGGAGAAATTCTGCTATTCCTTGTATGAGTCCCATTATTATTGCCTTTAGAATATCCATACACCAACCTCACGTAAGTTAATACTTGAGTGCTATAGCTCCCCAGGAGAAACCTCCACCGAATGCTACGAGTATGATTATATCTCCTCGGTTTATTTTGCCTTGTTCTACTGCTTCTGCGAGAGCTATTGGGATAGAAGCTGCGGAGGTGTTGCCATACTTATCAAGATTGACAAATACTTTTTCCTCTCTGGTTACGCCCAGATATTCCGCAATAGCATCAATTATCCTTATGTTAGCTTGATGAGGAATGACAAGTTTTACGTCTTCTTTTCTTATTCCAGCTTTTTGAATAACTTTCTCTACAGACTCTGTCATCATTCTGACAGCCATTTTGAATGTTTCTCTTCCGTTCATCTTTATAAAGTGTAATCTGTTTTTTATACTTTCTTCTGAAGCTGGGATTTTTGCTCCTCCTGCGGGGACATATAGTAGATCTGCAAATCCGCCGTCTCCTCCTAGTTCAAATGCCAGAATATCTGACTCGCTATCATCTATGGTATAGATGACGGCACCTGCTCCATCTCCGAAAAGCACACAGGTATTTCTATCCTGCCAATCTGTTATCCTAGAAAGAGTCTCTGCACCAACAACCAGAATATTCTTGAAAGCACCACTTTTTAGGAAAGAGTTTGTTATCACCGAAGCATAGACAAATCCAGAACATGCGGTGTTTATATCAAAACCTGGTTTTTTTATTCCGAGTTTTTCAGATATCAGAAATGCTGTTGCGGGAAAAACCATATCTGGAGTAATGGTAGCACATATTACGGCGTCTATGTCCTCTGGGAGAAGGTTTGCGTTTTTTATTGCAATCTTGGAAGCTTCTACTGCTAAGTCCGAAGTAGTTATCTCAGAGTCTGCAATTCTTCTTTGCACTATACCGGTTCTAGTTCTTATCCATTCGTCACTAGTTTCAACCATTTTCTCCAAATCGTGATTCGTCAGAACTTTAGGAGGAACATACATTCCTACTCCTCTTATCTTTACACCCATTACTTCCCCCAAAATTATTGCTAAATTTTATTTAATAGTATCTCCGATTTACAATTAAACTGACCATCAGTAATCTCTTTAATCTCTTTTGCTATTCGTTGGTTTCAATCCCTAAAAGGGCAGGTAAAAACGTATGTCTGT is a window encoding:
- a CDS encoding beta-ketoacyl-ACP synthase III, giving the protein MGVKIRGVGMYVPPKVLTNHDLEKMVETSDEWIRTRTGIVQRRIADSEITTSDLAVEASKIAIKNANLLPEDIDAVICATITPDMVFPATAFLISEKLGIKKPGFDINTACSGFVYASVITNSFLKSGAFKNILVVGAETLSRITDWQDRNTCVLFGDGAGAVIYTIDDSESDILAFELGGDGGFADLLYVPAGGAKIPASEESIKNRLHFIKMNGRETFKMAVRMMTESVEKVIQKAGIRKEDVKLVIPHQANIRIIDAIAEYLGVTREEKVFVNLDKYGNTSAASIPIALAEAVEQGKINRGDIIILVAFGGGFSWGAIALKY